Proteins from a single region of Mytilus trossulus isolate FHL-02 chromosome 2, PNRI_Mtr1.1.1.hap1, whole genome shotgun sequence:
- the LOC134706322 gene encoding sugar transporter SWEET1-like, whose product MEVVEVFVWVTTISTFLVQLMGIDICLKIYKKGSTGDISAFPFIANFTAASLWLRYGILQSLGMLILTNTFGVLLNFVYLMLFYYFTSKKIHFIRTIFINMTFIFSVLYYVKYQQIEIKQAASHLGKVCALLSILAYGAPLASLKVVMHTKTTECLSFPYIFMNFVVALEWVIYGRILNDIYVQLPNFLGFCLAVIQLALFCKYPSKSTSLDRTITVTA is encoded by the exons ATGGAAGTTGTAGAAGTATTTGTATGGGTGACTACTATATCTACATTTCTTGTACAGCTAATGGGAAT agatatttgtttaaagataTATAAGAAAGGTTCAACAGGGGATATTTCAGCATTTCCATTTATAGCTAACTTTACAGC AGCCAGTTTATGGTTACGATATGGTATTCTTCAAAGTCTGGGGATGTTGATTTTGACCAACACTTTTGGTGTTcttcttaattttgtttacttgatgttattttattatttcacatctaaaaag ATTCATTTTATTAggacaatatttataaatatgacattCATATTTTCTGTCCTGTATTatgtaaaatatcaacaaatagaGATTAAACAAGCAGCCAGCCATCTTGGTAAAGTGTGTGCCTTATTATCTATATTAGCTTATGGAGCACCATTAGCATCTTTA AAAGTAGTGATGCATACAAAGACAACAGAGTGTTTATCATTTCCATATATCTTCATGAATTTTGTGGTAGCATTAGAATGGGTGATATACGGACGcatattaaatgatatttatgtTCAG cttCCAAATTTTTTAGGTTTTTGTTTAGCAGTGATACAACTTGCATTATTTTGCAAATATCCATCAAAGAGTACATCATTAGATAGGACAATTACAGTGACAGCATAG